A DNA window from Salvelinus fontinalis isolate EN_2023a chromosome 28, ASM2944872v1, whole genome shotgun sequence contains the following coding sequences:
- the LOC129826267 gene encoding dedicator of cytokinesis protein 5-like isoform X2: MTRWIPTKKEKYGVAIYNYDSRGEQELSLQVGDTVHILETFEGWYRGYTLRDKSRKGIFPASYIHLKEAKVEGTGQQEIVIPGDLPLVLELGATLREWAQIWYKLYVNNKTTLFRGVQQMAYSLIEYRSQIVSGTLPKDDLVELRKKVTAKIDYGNRILGLDLVVRDDAGNTLDPDCTSTVSLFRAFETASRSIDDRIQEEKTRLQNLEMRRQSLFSTVHTYSLFVNLKNFVCNIGEDAELLMSLYDPDQSEFISENFLVRWDSMGMPKEIEKLNNLPALFTDLSSSDLIRPRLFLVCQIIRVGSMELKEGKKHTGGLRRPFGVAVMDITDIAHGKADDEEKQHFIPFQQIAMETYIRQRQLIISPLLPSRVIGENEPLTAVFNKVINTREVNHKGQGLFVTLKLLPGDLSQVRKDYPHFVDRTTAIVRKMGFPEIILPGYVRNDIYVTLLQGEFDRGKKTSPKNVEVMLSVLDNDGNLMEKAIFPGAGYDGITEYKSVIYYQVKQPSWNETVKVTIPIEDVGRCHLRVMFRHRSSQDSRDKSEKPFGMAFVRLMKGDGTTLRDGRHDLIVYKVDAKKSEDAKTYLTLPGSWAEVEEKERQTGKNFNHSGVIPLTKDSFQIGTLTCSTKLTQNVDLLGLLNWRSNPEELDQNLQRLMEVEGGEIVKFLQDTLDALFSIMMETSEEETYDTLLFNALVFIITLIGDIKFQHFNPVLETYINKHFSATLAYMKLTKVLNYYVGHADEPVLTEKLYSALKALKYLFRFIVQSRVLYLRFYGTSEDAFFNSIRTLFLSFNTLMDRPLDEGVKIKGAILKYLPTIINDIKNVFDPVELSVLLTKFIESIPDSQLVRQKLGCMCKMVESDLFKQSECRDVLLPLVTDQLSGQLDDHSNKPDHEACVQLLSTVLDNLDRKNVGPTRGHVQLIMERLLRRVNRTVISMSRTSTLIGHYLACMTAILKQMDDMHYAHYISTFKTRQDIIDFLMETFIMFKDLMGNVFPSDWMTMNLLQIGVFLRAINQYSEVLNMYFMDQTHFELQLWNNYFHLTVAFLTHKSLQLESFSQEKRNKILNKYGDMRKSIGFKIRDMWYNLGPHKMKFIPAMVGPILKATLVPEPELRKATIPIFFDMMQCEHNFTPSRTFNMFENELITKLDQEVEGGRGDEQYKILLEKILLEHCRRHRYLSQSGEELALLLSSLLEKLLAYRTITHDESPELRMSCTVNVLNFYKEKKREDIYIRYLYKLRDLHLVCENYTEAAYTLLLHAELLEWSDKPCAPHLIPGHGKHVWTQQELKERLFQEIICNLDKGKMWEKAIEMGKQLAKMHENQMFDFMELSQLLKQQAQFYENIMHAMRPQPEYFAVGYYGLGFPTFLRNKVFIYRGKEYEWLEDFSLKLLSQFPNAARMTSTAPPGDNICNSQGQHIQCFTVKAVLTVPAQFKDKGVPEQILNYYRTNEVDKFQYSRPFRKGAKDPDNEFATMWIERTTYITTYHFPGILKWFEVKSISVEEISPLQNAVETMEMANEKLSNLVQQQACDSSTSVHPLSMMLNGIVDPAVMGGYSNYEKAFFTDTYMHEHPDDLESIEVLKHLIALQIPLLADGIRIHGEKSTEQLKPLHNRLLTCFSDLRERVEKHYGVITLPCSLIERKKSRVGSVVMPYILSSTLRRMSTVSTTSSGLSSGSTSSNGPSRPPSQDSLLSRDTANDRRASMLSRSEDDNRIGRKNRKEWSVSKSQVLVERQPDIDETLPEKPQRPKSLQFGDRRLTLSLFQGVSSQLSFDNPLSPLPASPQTPHSSIYSSLPGDNDATTDTPGTPPPMPPKQHPHEMFDISQNSLEFHPPLPQKIDSKPPPPPPKTRKSMFPGSYENNPQ, encoded by the exons ATGACCCGCTGGATTCCAACTAAAAAAGAGAAATATGGCGTTG CAATTTATAATTATGACTCCAGAGGCGAGCAGGAGCTGTCTCTCCAGGTGGGAGACACTGTACATATACTTGAGACATTTGAAG GCTGGTACAGAGGGTACACATTACGGGATAAATCACGGAAG GGCATTTTCCCAGCCTCGTACATCCACCTGAAGGAGGCGAAAGTTGAAGGGACAGG CCAACAGGAAATAGTTATCCCAGGAGACCTACCACTGGTACTGGAGCTCGGTGCCACTCTGAGGGAATGGGCACAAATATGGTACAAGCTGTATGTG AACAACAAGACCACTCTCTTCAGGGGCGTACAGCAGATGGCCTACAGCCTCATCGAGTATCGATCTCAGATAGTGTCGGGAACATTACCCAAGGATGACCTTGTGGAGCTCAGGAAGAAAGTCACAGCTAAGATTGATTATGGAAACCG GATTCTGGGTTTGGACTTGGTGGTGCGAGATGATGCGGGGAACACTTTGGACCCGGACTGCACCAGCACAGTCAGTCTGTTCCGGGCCTTTGAGACTGCATCCCGCAGTATAGATGACAGAATACAGGAGGAGAAG ACCCGGCTGCAGAACCTGGAGATGAGGCGCCAGTCCCTGTTCAGCACGGTGCACACCTACAGTCTCTTCGTGAACCTCAAGAACTTTGTGTGTAACATCGGGGAGGATGCAGAGCTGCTTATGTCACTCTATGACCCTGACCAGTCTGAGTTCATCAG TGAGAACTTCCTGGTGCGCTGGGACAGCATGGGCATGCCCAAAGAGATTGAGAAACTCAACAACCTGCCTGCCCTTTTCACG GATCTGAGCAGCAGTGACCTGATTAGGCCACGTCTCTTCCTCGTCTGTCAGATTATCAGAGTGGGCAGCATGGAGCTCAAGGAGGGCAAGAAACACACTGGAGGGTTAAGGAGACCATTTGGTGTGGCTG TGATGGACATCACAGATATCGCCCATGGAAAAGCAGACGATGAGGAGAAGCAGCATTTCATCCCCTTTCAGCA GATAGCTATGGAGACCTACATCCGTCAGAGGCAGCTCatcatttctcctctcctcccatcccggGTCATTGGAGAGAACGAGCCTCTCACCGCCGTCTTCAACAAAGTCATTAACACCCGGGAGGTCAACCACAAGGGCCAGG GACTGTTTGTGACCCTGAAGCTGCTTCCTGGTGACCTGTCCCAGGTCAGGAAGGACTACCCTCACTTTGTTGATCGCACCACCGCCATCGTCAGAAAGATGGGCTTCCCTGAGATCATCCTCCCAG GGTATGTGAGGAACGATATCTATGTCACCTTGCTGCAGGGGGAGTTTGACCGTGGTAAAAAAACGTCACCCAAAAATGTTGAGGTGATGTTGAGTGTTCTAGATAACGATGGCAATCTCATGGAG AAAGCAATATTTCCTGGAGCTGGATATGATGGGATCACAGAATACAAGTCTGTAATTTACTACCAGGTCAAGCAGCCGAGCTGGAATGAAACAGTCAAG GTGACTATTCCTATTGAAGATGTGGGCCGCTGTCATCTCAGGGTGATGTTTCGACACAGATCATCTCAGGACT CTAGAGACAAATCAGAGAAGCCGTTTGGCATGGCGTTCGTCCGCCTGATGAAAGGAGACGGAACCACGCTGAGAGACGGCAGACATGACCTCATCGTCTACAAG GTTGACGCAAAGAAGTCTGAGGATGCAAAAACATACCTTACTCTGCCAGGCTCCTGGGCTGaagtggaggagaaggagaggcagacagggaAAAACTTTAACCATTCAGGAGTCATCCCACTCACCAAGGACAGCTTCCAGATTGGCACTCTCACCTGCTCCACTAAACTCACCCAGAATG TGGATCTCCTGGGCCTGTTGAACTGGAGGTCCAACCCTGAAGAGCTGGACCAGAACCTGCAGCGCCTGATGGAGGTTGAGGGAGGGGAAATTGTCAAG TTTCTACAGGACACACTTGATGCCCTCTTCAGTATCATGATGGAGACTTCAGAGGAGGAGACTTATGACACGCTGCTGTTTAATGCTCTG GTGTTCATAATCACACTGATTGGAGACATCAAGTTCCAGCACTTTAACCCAGTACTGGAGACATACATCAACAAGCACTTCAGTGCCACTCTGGCTTACAT GAAGCTGACCAAGGTTCTGAATTACTATGTGGGCCATGCAGATGAGCCTGTCCTAACCGAGAAACTGTACTCAGCCCTCAAAGCCCTCAAGTACCTGTTCAGGTTCATTGTGCAGTCCCGGGTCCTCTACCTCAG ATTCTATGGGACCAGTGAGGATGCTTTTTTCAACTCCATCCGGACACTCTTCCTGTCCTTCAACACACTCATGGACAGACCGCTGGATGAGGGAGTGAAGATAAAG GGGGCGATACTGAAATACCTTCCCACCATCATTAATGACATCAAGAATGTCTTTGATCCTGTGGAGCTCAG TGTTCTTTTGACCAAGTTCATTGAGAGCATCCCTGACTCTCAGCTGGTGCGCCAGAAACTTGGTTGCATGTGTAAGATGGTGGAGAGTGACCTTTTCAAACAGTCAG AGTGTCGAGATGTCCTCTTGCCGTTGGTGACAGACCAGCTGAGTGGGCAGCTGGATGACCACTCCAATAAACCAGACCACGAGGCCTGTGTTCAGCTGCTCAGTACTGTGCTAGACAACCTGGACCGCAAGAATGTG GGTCCAACCCGGGGCCATGTCCAGCTGATAATGGAGCGGCTGCTTCGCAGGGTCAATCGCACTGTCATCAGCATGAGCAGAACCTCCACTCTCATT GGTCATTACCTAGCCTGTATGACCGCCATCTTGAAGCAGATGGATGACATGCACTACGCCCACTACATCAGCACCTTCAAGACCAGACAAGACATCATT GACTTCCTGATGGAGACATTCATCATGTTTAAGGACCTGATGGGGAACGTTTTCCCCTCCGACTGGATGACCATGAACCTCCTGCAGATTGGTGTGTTTCTGCGGGCCATCAACCAGTACTCTGAGGTCCTCAACATGTACTTCATGGACCAGACCCACTTTGAGCTGCAG ctcTGGAACAACTACTTCCACTTGACTGTTGCATTCCTTACCCACAAGTCATTGCAACTGGAATCCTTCTCTCAAGAAAAACGGAATAAAATACTGAACAa GTATGGAGACATGAGGAAGAGCATTGGCTTTAAGATCCGAGATATGTGGTATAATCTTG GCCCACACAAGATGAAGTTCATCCCGGCCATGGTGGGGCCCATCCTAAAGGCtaccctggtgcctgagccagagCTGAGGAAAGCCACCATCCCCATCTTCTTTGACATGATGCAGTGTGAGCACAACTTCACTCCCAGCCGCACCTTTAACATG TTTGAGAATGAACTGATCACCAAGTTGGAtcaggaggtagagggaggtcgTGGGGATGAACAGTACAAAATCCTGCTGGAGAAAAT ACTACTGGAGCACTGCCGGAGGCACAGATACCTGTCTCAGTCAGGGGAGGAGCTGGCTCTGCTGCTCAGCAGTCTGCTGGAGAAGCTACTGGCCTACCGCACCATCACACATGACGAGAGCCCTGAGCTCCGCATGAGCTGCACCGTCAACGTCCTG AACTTCTACAAGGAGAAGAAGCGGGAAGACATTTACATTCG GTATCTGTACAAGCTAAGGGATTTACACCTTGTCTGTGAGAACTACACGGAGGCAGCATACACCCTGTTACTTCACGCCGAACTCCTCGAG TGGTCTGACAAGCCCTGTGCCCCACATCTGATCCCCGGTCATGGTAAACATGTCTGGACACAGCAGGAGCTCAAAGAGAGACTCTTCCAGGAGATCATCTGTAACCTGGACAAGGGCAAA ATGTGGGAGAAAGCCATTGAGATGGGTAAACAGCTGGCAAAGATGCACGAGAACCAGATGTTTGACTTCATGGAGCTTAGCCAGCTGCTG AAACAGCAAGCCCAGTTCTATGAGAATATAATGCATGCCATGCGGCCTCAGCCAGAATACTTTGCTGTGGGATACTATGGCCTTGGATTCCCCACTTTCCTCAGG AACAAAGTATTCATCTACCGTGGTAAGGAGTATGAGTGGCTGGAGGACTTCAGTCTGAAGCTGCTGTCGCAGTTCCCCAATGCAGCCAGGATGACCAGCACAGCGCCCCCTGGGGACAACATCTGTAACTCCCAAGGACAGC ATATCCAGTGTTTTACAGTCAAGGCAGTCCTTACTGTCCCAGCCCAGTTCAAAGACAAGGGGGTTCCTGAGCAGATCCTGAA ctACTACAGAACCAATGAAGTGGACAAGTTTCAGTATTCCAGACCCTTCAGGAAAGGTGCAAAGGACCCCGACAATGAATTTGCA ACCATGTGGATCGAGAGGACAACTTACATCACAACCTATCACTTCCCAGGGATTCTCAAATGGTTCGAAGTGAAGTCCATCTCTGTT GAGGAGATCAGccctctgcagaatgctgtggagaCCATGGAGATGGCCAATGAGAAGCTTAGTAACCTGGTGCAGCAGCAGGCCTGTGACAGCTCCACGTCCGTCCACCCACTTTCCATGATGCTCAATGGCATTGTTGACCCTGCCGTCATGGGTGGCTACTCCAACTACGAGAAG GCATTCTTCACTGACACCTACATGCATGAACACCCAGATGACCTTGAGAGCATTGAGGTCCTCAAACATCTTATTGCCCTCCAG ATCCCTCTCTTAGCTGATGGGATCCGAATCCACGGAGAGAAATCCACTGAGCAGCTGAAGCCCTTACACAACCGCCTGCTCACCTGTTTCTCAGACCTGCGGGAGAGAGTGGAGAAGCATTACGGCGTCATAACCCTG CCCTGCTCTCTCATTGAAAGGAAGAAGAGTCGCGTGGGCTCCGTAGTGATGCCCTACATCCTGTCCTCCACACTGCGCCGCATGTCCACTGTCTCCACCACCTCCTCAGGCCTCTCCAGCGGCTCCACCTCCTCTAATGGACCCTCCCGGCCCCCCTCCCAGGA TTCACTGTTGTCCCGTGACACTGCCAACGATCGCCGGGCCTCGATGTTGTCCCGCTCTGAGGATGACAACCGGATCGGACGAAAGAACCGAAAAGAATGGAGTGTGAGCAAGTCACAGGTTTTGGTGGAGAGACAGCCAGACATAGATGAG ACCCTTCCAGAGAAGCCGCAGAGACCCAAAAGTCTGCAGTTTGGGGACCGTCGCCTGACCCTATCTCTGTTCCAGGGTGTTTCCTCTCAGCTCAGCTTTGACAACCCTCTCAGCCCCCTGCCAGCCTCTCCTCAGACTCCTCACAGCTCCA ttTATTCATCTCTCCCCGGTGATAATGATGCCACCACTGACACTCCCGGAACACCCCCACCCATGCCACCAAAGCAACATCCCCATGAGATGTTTGACATCTCCCAAAACTCCCTTGAG TTCCACCCTCCTCTGCCTCAGAAAATTGACAGCAagccccctccacctcctcctaaAACCAGGAAGTCTATGTTCCCCGGCTCCTACGAGAATAATCCTCAGTGA